The following coding sequences are from one Vulpes vulpes isolate BD-2025 chromosome 12, VulVul3, whole genome shotgun sequence window:
- the H6PD gene encoding GDH/6PGL endoplasmic bifunctional protein isoform X1 — protein sequence MKSSKRETKRHLWPSVAPPLLTIDGIGTRPPGCWKMLTVAVCMAFLACLQAQELQGHVSIILLGATGDLAKKYLWQGLFQLYLDEVGKGYSFSFHGAALTSTKQGQELIAKVLESLSCPEDMEPGRCAELKGQFQRLSQYRHLKTNEDYMALSKDIEAQLQHEGLREAGRIFYFSVPPFAYADIARSINSSCRPGPGAWLRVVLEKPFGHDYVSAQQLATELGSFFQEEEMYRVDHYLGKQAVAQILPFRDQNRKALDGLWNRHHVERVEIIMKETVDAEGRTSFYEEYGVIRDVLQNHLTEVLTLVAMELPYNISSSKAVLQHKLQAFQALRGLQKGSAVLGQYQAYSRQVRREQQKPDSFYSLTPTFAGILVHVDNLRWEGVPFILMSGKALDERVGYIRILFRNQAYCAQNEKRWVVDQSQCLPRQIIFYIGHGELGSPAVLVSRNLFRPSLPSKSWKEVEGRPGLHLFGRPISDYYAYSPVREQDAYSVLISHIFHGRKDSFITTENLLASWVFWTPLLDSLAHEVPRLYPGGAENGYLLDFEFSGAQLRFCQQQLEQLVPGPGSAPMPSNFQVLTAKYRESPLISAWPEELISKLADDIEATAVRAVRRFGEFHLALSGGSSPVPLLEQLATGHFGFPWAQTHLWLVDERCVPLWDPESNFQGLQAHLLRYIRVPYYNIHPMPVHLHQRLCAEEDQGAQMYASEISALVTNSSFDLVLLGMGTDGHTASLFPQSPAGLDGTQPVVLTRSPYKPHQRMSLSLPLINRARKVAVLVMGRVKREITMLVSRAGHEPKKWPISGVLPSSGQLVWYMDYEAFLG from the exons ATGAA GTCATCTAAAAGGGAAACCAAGAGGCACCTTTGGCCATCCGTGGCCCCGCCACTTCTCACTATTGATGGAATAGGAACAAG GCCCCCTGGCTGTTGGAAGATGCTCACAGTGGCAGTGTGCATGGCCTTTCTGGCTTGCCTGCAGGCTCAGGAGCTCCAGGGCCATGTCTCCATAATCCTGCTGGGAGCAACTGGGGACCTGGCCAAAAAATACTTATGGCAGGGACTGTTCCAGCTGTACCTGGATGAAGTGGGGAAGGGCTACAGTTTCAGCTTCCATGGGGCTGCTCTGACCTCCACCAAGCAGGGCCAAGAGTTAATCGCCAAGGTCCTGGAgtccctctcctgccctgagGACATGGAGCCTGGGCGCTGTGCCGAACTCAAGGGCCAGTTCCAGCGGCTGAGCCAGTACCGCCACCTGAAAACAAATGAGGACTACATGGCCCTGAGCAAGGACATTGAGGCACAGCTCCAACATGAAGGCCTTCGGGAGGCTGGCAGGATTTTCTACTTTTCAGTGCCACCCTTCGCCTATGCGGATATTGCTCGTAGCATCAATAGCAGCTGCCGCCCAGGCCCGGGCGCCTGGCTGCGGGTTGTCCTGGAGAAACCCTTTGGCCATGACTACGTCTCTGCCCAGCAGCTGGCCACAGAGCTCGGGAGCTTTTTCCAAGAGGAGGAGATGTATCGGGTGGACCACTACCTGGGCAAGCAG GCCGTGGCTCAGATCCTGCCTTTCCGAGACCAGAACCGCAAGGCTCTAGATGGCCTCTGGAACCGGCACCATGTGGAGCGGGTGGAGATCATCATGAAGGAGACAGTGGATGCAGAAG GCCGCACCAGCTTCTATGAGGAGTATGGTGTCATCCGAGATGTGCTCCAGAACCACCTGACAGAGGTCCTCACCCTCGTGGCTATGGAGCTACCCTACAACATCAGCAGCTCCAAGGCTGTGCTGCAGCACAAGCTGCAGGCCTTCCAGGCTCTGCGGGGCCTGCAGAAGGGCAGTGCTGTCCTGGGCCAGTACCAGGCGTACAGCAGGCAGGTGCGCAGAGAGCAGCAAAAGCCAGACAGCTTCTACAGCCTGACGCCAACCTTCGCAG GCATCCTTGTTCACGTGGACAACCTTCGCTGGGAGGGCGTCCCTTTCATCTTGATGTCTGGCAAAGCCTTGGATGAGAGAGTGGGCTACATTCGGATCTTGTTTAGGAACCAGGCTTACTGTGCCCAGAACGAGAAGCGCTGGGTGGTGGACCAGAGCCAGTGCCTGCCTCGACAGATCATCTTCTACATTGGACATGGTGAGCTGGGCAGCCCTGCCGTGCTGGTCAGTCGGAATCTGTTCAGACCCTCCCTGCCCTCCAAGAGCTGGAAGGAAGTGGAGGGCCGACCTGGGCTCCACCTTTTCGGCCGCCCTATCTCTGATTACTATGCCTACAGCCCCGTGAGGGAGCAGGATGCCTATTCTGTCCTCATATCTCATATCTTCCACGGCCGAAAGGACTCCTTCATCACCACGGAGAACTTGCTGGCCTCCTGGGTCTTCTGGACGCCCTTGCTGGACAGCCTGGCCCACGAGGTCCCACGCCTCTACCCAGGAGGAGCTGAGAATGGGTACCTGTTGGACTTTGAGTTCAGTGGCGCCCAGCTGCGCTTTTGCCAGCAGCAGCTGGAGCAGCTGGTGCCTGGGCCAGGTTCTGCTCCAATGCCCAGTAACTTCCAGGTTCTTACAGCCAAGTACCGGGAAAGCCCCCTGATCTCGGCCTGGCCTGAGGAGCTGATCTCTAAGCTGGCCGATGACATCGAGGCCACAGCCGTGCGGGCCGTACGGCGGTTTGGCGAGTTCCATCTGGCACTCTCTGGTGGCTCAAGCCCTGTGCCCCTGTTGGAGCAGCTGGCCACTGGGCACTTTGGCTTCCCCTGGGCCCAGACACATCTGTGGCTGGTGGATGAGCGCTGTGTCCCACTTTGGGATCCTGAGTCAAACTTCCAGGGCCTGCAGGCTCACCTGCTACGGTACATCAGGGTCCCCTACTACAATATCCACCCCATGCCTGTGCATCTGCACCAGCGGCTCTGTGCTGAGGAGGACCAGGGGGCCCAGATGTATGCCAGCGAGATCTCAGCCCTGGTGACCAACAGCAGCTTTGACCTGGTGCTGCTGGGCATGGGCACGGACGGGCACACAGCCTCCCTCTTCCCACAGTCCCCTGCTGGCCTGGATGGCACACAGCCAGTAGTGCTGACCAGGAGCCCCTACAAGCCACACCAGCGCATGAGCCTTAGCCTGCCCCTCATCAACCGTGCCAGGAAGGTGGCAGTCCTGGTCATGGGCAGAGTGAAGCGTGAGATCACCATGCTGGTGAGCCGCGCAGGCCATGAGCCCAAGAAGTGGCCCATTTCAGGTGTCCTGCCTAGTTCTGGCCAGCTGGTTTGGTATATGGACTATGAGGCATTTCTGGGGTGA
- the H6PD gene encoding GDH/6PGL endoplasmic bifunctional protein isoform X2, with the protein MKPPGCWKMLTVAVCMAFLACLQAQELQGHVSIILLGATGDLAKKYLWQGLFQLYLDEVGKGYSFSFHGAALTSTKQGQELIAKVLESLSCPEDMEPGRCAELKGQFQRLSQYRHLKTNEDYMALSKDIEAQLQHEGLREAGRIFYFSVPPFAYADIARSINSSCRPGPGAWLRVVLEKPFGHDYVSAQQLATELGSFFQEEEMYRVDHYLGKQAVAQILPFRDQNRKALDGLWNRHHVERVEIIMKETVDAEGRTSFYEEYGVIRDVLQNHLTEVLTLVAMELPYNISSSKAVLQHKLQAFQALRGLQKGSAVLGQYQAYSRQVRREQQKPDSFYSLTPTFAGILVHVDNLRWEGVPFILMSGKALDERVGYIRILFRNQAYCAQNEKRWVVDQSQCLPRQIIFYIGHGELGSPAVLVSRNLFRPSLPSKSWKEVEGRPGLHLFGRPISDYYAYSPVREQDAYSVLISHIFHGRKDSFITTENLLASWVFWTPLLDSLAHEVPRLYPGGAENGYLLDFEFSGAQLRFCQQQLEQLVPGPGSAPMPSNFQVLTAKYRESPLISAWPEELISKLADDIEATAVRAVRRFGEFHLALSGGSSPVPLLEQLATGHFGFPWAQTHLWLVDERCVPLWDPESNFQGLQAHLLRYIRVPYYNIHPMPVHLHQRLCAEEDQGAQMYASEISALVTNSSFDLVLLGMGTDGHTASLFPQSPAGLDGTQPVVLTRSPYKPHQRMSLSLPLINRARKVAVLVMGRVKREITMLVSRAGHEPKKWPISGVLPSSGQLVWYMDYEAFLG; encoded by the exons ATGAA GCCCCCTGGCTGTTGGAAGATGCTCACAGTGGCAGTGTGCATGGCCTTTCTGGCTTGCCTGCAGGCTCAGGAGCTCCAGGGCCATGTCTCCATAATCCTGCTGGGAGCAACTGGGGACCTGGCCAAAAAATACTTATGGCAGGGACTGTTCCAGCTGTACCTGGATGAAGTGGGGAAGGGCTACAGTTTCAGCTTCCATGGGGCTGCTCTGACCTCCACCAAGCAGGGCCAAGAGTTAATCGCCAAGGTCCTGGAgtccctctcctgccctgagGACATGGAGCCTGGGCGCTGTGCCGAACTCAAGGGCCAGTTCCAGCGGCTGAGCCAGTACCGCCACCTGAAAACAAATGAGGACTACATGGCCCTGAGCAAGGACATTGAGGCACAGCTCCAACATGAAGGCCTTCGGGAGGCTGGCAGGATTTTCTACTTTTCAGTGCCACCCTTCGCCTATGCGGATATTGCTCGTAGCATCAATAGCAGCTGCCGCCCAGGCCCGGGCGCCTGGCTGCGGGTTGTCCTGGAGAAACCCTTTGGCCATGACTACGTCTCTGCCCAGCAGCTGGCCACAGAGCTCGGGAGCTTTTTCCAAGAGGAGGAGATGTATCGGGTGGACCACTACCTGGGCAAGCAG GCCGTGGCTCAGATCCTGCCTTTCCGAGACCAGAACCGCAAGGCTCTAGATGGCCTCTGGAACCGGCACCATGTGGAGCGGGTGGAGATCATCATGAAGGAGACAGTGGATGCAGAAG GCCGCACCAGCTTCTATGAGGAGTATGGTGTCATCCGAGATGTGCTCCAGAACCACCTGACAGAGGTCCTCACCCTCGTGGCTATGGAGCTACCCTACAACATCAGCAGCTCCAAGGCTGTGCTGCAGCACAAGCTGCAGGCCTTCCAGGCTCTGCGGGGCCTGCAGAAGGGCAGTGCTGTCCTGGGCCAGTACCAGGCGTACAGCAGGCAGGTGCGCAGAGAGCAGCAAAAGCCAGACAGCTTCTACAGCCTGACGCCAACCTTCGCAG GCATCCTTGTTCACGTGGACAACCTTCGCTGGGAGGGCGTCCCTTTCATCTTGATGTCTGGCAAAGCCTTGGATGAGAGAGTGGGCTACATTCGGATCTTGTTTAGGAACCAGGCTTACTGTGCCCAGAACGAGAAGCGCTGGGTGGTGGACCAGAGCCAGTGCCTGCCTCGACAGATCATCTTCTACATTGGACATGGTGAGCTGGGCAGCCCTGCCGTGCTGGTCAGTCGGAATCTGTTCAGACCCTCCCTGCCCTCCAAGAGCTGGAAGGAAGTGGAGGGCCGACCTGGGCTCCACCTTTTCGGCCGCCCTATCTCTGATTACTATGCCTACAGCCCCGTGAGGGAGCAGGATGCCTATTCTGTCCTCATATCTCATATCTTCCACGGCCGAAAGGACTCCTTCATCACCACGGAGAACTTGCTGGCCTCCTGGGTCTTCTGGACGCCCTTGCTGGACAGCCTGGCCCACGAGGTCCCACGCCTCTACCCAGGAGGAGCTGAGAATGGGTACCTGTTGGACTTTGAGTTCAGTGGCGCCCAGCTGCGCTTTTGCCAGCAGCAGCTGGAGCAGCTGGTGCCTGGGCCAGGTTCTGCTCCAATGCCCAGTAACTTCCAGGTTCTTACAGCCAAGTACCGGGAAAGCCCCCTGATCTCGGCCTGGCCTGAGGAGCTGATCTCTAAGCTGGCCGATGACATCGAGGCCACAGCCGTGCGGGCCGTACGGCGGTTTGGCGAGTTCCATCTGGCACTCTCTGGTGGCTCAAGCCCTGTGCCCCTGTTGGAGCAGCTGGCCACTGGGCACTTTGGCTTCCCCTGGGCCCAGACACATCTGTGGCTGGTGGATGAGCGCTGTGTCCCACTTTGGGATCCTGAGTCAAACTTCCAGGGCCTGCAGGCTCACCTGCTACGGTACATCAGGGTCCCCTACTACAATATCCACCCCATGCCTGTGCATCTGCACCAGCGGCTCTGTGCTGAGGAGGACCAGGGGGCCCAGATGTATGCCAGCGAGATCTCAGCCCTGGTGACCAACAGCAGCTTTGACCTGGTGCTGCTGGGCATGGGCACGGACGGGCACACAGCCTCCCTCTTCCCACAGTCCCCTGCTGGCCTGGATGGCACACAGCCAGTAGTGCTGACCAGGAGCCCCTACAAGCCACACCAGCGCATGAGCCTTAGCCTGCCCCTCATCAACCGTGCCAGGAAGGTGGCAGTCCTGGTCATGGGCAGAGTGAAGCGTGAGATCACCATGCTGGTGAGCCGCGCAGGCCATGAGCCCAAGAAGTGGCCCATTTCAGGTGTCCTGCCTAGTTCTGGCCAGCTGGTTTGGTATATGGACTATGAGGCATTTCTGGGGTGA
- the H6PD gene encoding GDH/6PGL endoplasmic bifunctional protein isoform X3, whose product MNDGWRIDFELMRLIFWSSKRETKRHLWPSVAPPLLTIDGIGTRPPGCWKMLTVAVCMAFLACLQAQELQGHVSIILLGATGDLAKKYLWQGLFQLYLDEVGKGYSFSFHGAALTSTKQGQELIAKVLESLSCPEDMEPGRCAELKGQFQRLSQYRHLKTNEDYMALSKDIEAQLQHEGLREAGRIFYFSVPPFAYADIARSINSSCRPGPGAWLRVVLEKPFGHDYVSAQQLATELGSFFQEEEMYRVDHYLGKQAVAQILPFRDQNRKALDGLWNRHHVERVEIIMKETVDAEGRTSFYEEYGVIRDVLQNHLTEVLTLVAMELPYNISSSKAVLQHKLQAFQALRGLQKGSAVLGQYQAYSRQVRREQQKPDSFYSLTPTFAGILVHVDNLRWEGVPFILMSGKALDERVGYIRILFRNQAYCAQNEKRWVVDQSQCLPRQIIFYIGHGELGSPAVLVSRNLFRPSLPSKSWKEVEGRPGLHLFGRPISDYYAYSPVREQDAYSVLISHIFHGRKDSFITTENLLASWVFWTPLLDSLAHEVPRLYPGGAENGYLLDFEFSGAQLRFCQQQLEQLVPGPGSAPMPSNFQVLTAKYRESPLISAWPEELISKLADDIEATAVRAVRRFGEFHLALSGGSSPVPLLEQLATGHFGFPWAQTHLWLVDERCVPLWDPESNFQGLQAHLLRYIRVPYYNIHPMPVHLHQRLCAEEDQGAQMYASEISALVTNSSFDLVLLGMGTDGHTASLFPQSPAGLDGTQPVVLTRSPYKPHQRMSLSLPLINRARKVAVLVMGRVKREITMLVSRAGHEPKKWPISGVLPSSGQLVWYMDYEAFLG is encoded by the exons ATGAA TGATGGATGGCGGATAGACTTTGAGCTTATGAGGCTAATCTTTTG GTCATCTAAAAGGGAAACCAAGAGGCACCTTTGGCCATCCGTGGCCCCGCCACTTCTCACTATTGATGGAATAGGAACAAG GCCCCCTGGCTGTTGGAAGATGCTCACAGTGGCAGTGTGCATGGCCTTTCTGGCTTGCCTGCAGGCTCAGGAGCTCCAGGGCCATGTCTCCATAATCCTGCTGGGAGCAACTGGGGACCTGGCCAAAAAATACTTATGGCAGGGACTGTTCCAGCTGTACCTGGATGAAGTGGGGAAGGGCTACAGTTTCAGCTTCCATGGGGCTGCTCTGACCTCCACCAAGCAGGGCCAAGAGTTAATCGCCAAGGTCCTGGAgtccctctcctgccctgagGACATGGAGCCTGGGCGCTGTGCCGAACTCAAGGGCCAGTTCCAGCGGCTGAGCCAGTACCGCCACCTGAAAACAAATGAGGACTACATGGCCCTGAGCAAGGACATTGAGGCACAGCTCCAACATGAAGGCCTTCGGGAGGCTGGCAGGATTTTCTACTTTTCAGTGCCACCCTTCGCCTATGCGGATATTGCTCGTAGCATCAATAGCAGCTGCCGCCCAGGCCCGGGCGCCTGGCTGCGGGTTGTCCTGGAGAAACCCTTTGGCCATGACTACGTCTCTGCCCAGCAGCTGGCCACAGAGCTCGGGAGCTTTTTCCAAGAGGAGGAGATGTATCGGGTGGACCACTACCTGGGCAAGCAG GCCGTGGCTCAGATCCTGCCTTTCCGAGACCAGAACCGCAAGGCTCTAGATGGCCTCTGGAACCGGCACCATGTGGAGCGGGTGGAGATCATCATGAAGGAGACAGTGGATGCAGAAG GCCGCACCAGCTTCTATGAGGAGTATGGTGTCATCCGAGATGTGCTCCAGAACCACCTGACAGAGGTCCTCACCCTCGTGGCTATGGAGCTACCCTACAACATCAGCAGCTCCAAGGCTGTGCTGCAGCACAAGCTGCAGGCCTTCCAGGCTCTGCGGGGCCTGCAGAAGGGCAGTGCTGTCCTGGGCCAGTACCAGGCGTACAGCAGGCAGGTGCGCAGAGAGCAGCAAAAGCCAGACAGCTTCTACAGCCTGACGCCAACCTTCGCAG GCATCCTTGTTCACGTGGACAACCTTCGCTGGGAGGGCGTCCCTTTCATCTTGATGTCTGGCAAAGCCTTGGATGAGAGAGTGGGCTACATTCGGATCTTGTTTAGGAACCAGGCTTACTGTGCCCAGAACGAGAAGCGCTGGGTGGTGGACCAGAGCCAGTGCCTGCCTCGACAGATCATCTTCTACATTGGACATGGTGAGCTGGGCAGCCCTGCCGTGCTGGTCAGTCGGAATCTGTTCAGACCCTCCCTGCCCTCCAAGAGCTGGAAGGAAGTGGAGGGCCGACCTGGGCTCCACCTTTTCGGCCGCCCTATCTCTGATTACTATGCCTACAGCCCCGTGAGGGAGCAGGATGCCTATTCTGTCCTCATATCTCATATCTTCCACGGCCGAAAGGACTCCTTCATCACCACGGAGAACTTGCTGGCCTCCTGGGTCTTCTGGACGCCCTTGCTGGACAGCCTGGCCCACGAGGTCCCACGCCTCTACCCAGGAGGAGCTGAGAATGGGTACCTGTTGGACTTTGAGTTCAGTGGCGCCCAGCTGCGCTTTTGCCAGCAGCAGCTGGAGCAGCTGGTGCCTGGGCCAGGTTCTGCTCCAATGCCCAGTAACTTCCAGGTTCTTACAGCCAAGTACCGGGAAAGCCCCCTGATCTCGGCCTGGCCTGAGGAGCTGATCTCTAAGCTGGCCGATGACATCGAGGCCACAGCCGTGCGGGCCGTACGGCGGTTTGGCGAGTTCCATCTGGCACTCTCTGGTGGCTCAAGCCCTGTGCCCCTGTTGGAGCAGCTGGCCACTGGGCACTTTGGCTTCCCCTGGGCCCAGACACATCTGTGGCTGGTGGATGAGCGCTGTGTCCCACTTTGGGATCCTGAGTCAAACTTCCAGGGCCTGCAGGCTCACCTGCTACGGTACATCAGGGTCCCCTACTACAATATCCACCCCATGCCTGTGCATCTGCACCAGCGGCTCTGTGCTGAGGAGGACCAGGGGGCCCAGATGTATGCCAGCGAGATCTCAGCCCTGGTGACCAACAGCAGCTTTGACCTGGTGCTGCTGGGCATGGGCACGGACGGGCACACAGCCTCCCTCTTCCCACAGTCCCCTGCTGGCCTGGATGGCACACAGCCAGTAGTGCTGACCAGGAGCCCCTACAAGCCACACCAGCGCATGAGCCTTAGCCTGCCCCTCATCAACCGTGCCAGGAAGGTGGCAGTCCTGGTCATGGGCAGAGTGAAGCGTGAGATCACCATGCTGGTGAGCCGCGCAGGCCATGAGCCCAAGAAGTGGCCCATTTCAGGTGTCCTGCCTAGTTCTGGCCAGCTGGTTTGGTATATGGACTATGAGGCATTTCTGGGGTGA
- the H6PD gene encoding GDH/6PGL endoplasmic bifunctional protein isoform X4: MLTVAVCMAFLACLQAQELQGHVSIILLGATGDLAKKYLWQGLFQLYLDEVGKGYSFSFHGAALTSTKQGQELIAKVLESLSCPEDMEPGRCAELKGQFQRLSQYRHLKTNEDYMALSKDIEAQLQHEGLREAGRIFYFSVPPFAYADIARSINSSCRPGPGAWLRVVLEKPFGHDYVSAQQLATELGSFFQEEEMYRVDHYLGKQAVAQILPFRDQNRKALDGLWNRHHVERVEIIMKETVDAEGRTSFYEEYGVIRDVLQNHLTEVLTLVAMELPYNISSSKAVLQHKLQAFQALRGLQKGSAVLGQYQAYSRQVRREQQKPDSFYSLTPTFAGILVHVDNLRWEGVPFILMSGKALDERVGYIRILFRNQAYCAQNEKRWVVDQSQCLPRQIIFYIGHGELGSPAVLVSRNLFRPSLPSKSWKEVEGRPGLHLFGRPISDYYAYSPVREQDAYSVLISHIFHGRKDSFITTENLLASWVFWTPLLDSLAHEVPRLYPGGAENGYLLDFEFSGAQLRFCQQQLEQLVPGPGSAPMPSNFQVLTAKYRESPLISAWPEELISKLADDIEATAVRAVRRFGEFHLALSGGSSPVPLLEQLATGHFGFPWAQTHLWLVDERCVPLWDPESNFQGLQAHLLRYIRVPYYNIHPMPVHLHQRLCAEEDQGAQMYASEISALVTNSSFDLVLLGMGTDGHTASLFPQSPAGLDGTQPVVLTRSPYKPHQRMSLSLPLINRARKVAVLVMGRVKREITMLVSRAGHEPKKWPISGVLPSSGQLVWYMDYEAFLG, translated from the exons ATGCTCACAGTGGCAGTGTGCATGGCCTTTCTGGCTTGCCTGCAGGCTCAGGAGCTCCAGGGCCATGTCTCCATAATCCTGCTGGGAGCAACTGGGGACCTGGCCAAAAAATACTTATGGCAGGGACTGTTCCAGCTGTACCTGGATGAAGTGGGGAAGGGCTACAGTTTCAGCTTCCATGGGGCTGCTCTGACCTCCACCAAGCAGGGCCAAGAGTTAATCGCCAAGGTCCTGGAgtccctctcctgccctgagGACATGGAGCCTGGGCGCTGTGCCGAACTCAAGGGCCAGTTCCAGCGGCTGAGCCAGTACCGCCACCTGAAAACAAATGAGGACTACATGGCCCTGAGCAAGGACATTGAGGCACAGCTCCAACATGAAGGCCTTCGGGAGGCTGGCAGGATTTTCTACTTTTCAGTGCCACCCTTCGCCTATGCGGATATTGCTCGTAGCATCAATAGCAGCTGCCGCCCAGGCCCGGGCGCCTGGCTGCGGGTTGTCCTGGAGAAACCCTTTGGCCATGACTACGTCTCTGCCCAGCAGCTGGCCACAGAGCTCGGGAGCTTTTTCCAAGAGGAGGAGATGTATCGGGTGGACCACTACCTGGGCAAGCAG GCCGTGGCTCAGATCCTGCCTTTCCGAGACCAGAACCGCAAGGCTCTAGATGGCCTCTGGAACCGGCACCATGTGGAGCGGGTGGAGATCATCATGAAGGAGACAGTGGATGCAGAAG GCCGCACCAGCTTCTATGAGGAGTATGGTGTCATCCGAGATGTGCTCCAGAACCACCTGACAGAGGTCCTCACCCTCGTGGCTATGGAGCTACCCTACAACATCAGCAGCTCCAAGGCTGTGCTGCAGCACAAGCTGCAGGCCTTCCAGGCTCTGCGGGGCCTGCAGAAGGGCAGTGCTGTCCTGGGCCAGTACCAGGCGTACAGCAGGCAGGTGCGCAGAGAGCAGCAAAAGCCAGACAGCTTCTACAGCCTGACGCCAACCTTCGCAG GCATCCTTGTTCACGTGGACAACCTTCGCTGGGAGGGCGTCCCTTTCATCTTGATGTCTGGCAAAGCCTTGGATGAGAGAGTGGGCTACATTCGGATCTTGTTTAGGAACCAGGCTTACTGTGCCCAGAACGAGAAGCGCTGGGTGGTGGACCAGAGCCAGTGCCTGCCTCGACAGATCATCTTCTACATTGGACATGGTGAGCTGGGCAGCCCTGCCGTGCTGGTCAGTCGGAATCTGTTCAGACCCTCCCTGCCCTCCAAGAGCTGGAAGGAAGTGGAGGGCCGACCTGGGCTCCACCTTTTCGGCCGCCCTATCTCTGATTACTATGCCTACAGCCCCGTGAGGGAGCAGGATGCCTATTCTGTCCTCATATCTCATATCTTCCACGGCCGAAAGGACTCCTTCATCACCACGGAGAACTTGCTGGCCTCCTGGGTCTTCTGGACGCCCTTGCTGGACAGCCTGGCCCACGAGGTCCCACGCCTCTACCCAGGAGGAGCTGAGAATGGGTACCTGTTGGACTTTGAGTTCAGTGGCGCCCAGCTGCGCTTTTGCCAGCAGCAGCTGGAGCAGCTGGTGCCTGGGCCAGGTTCTGCTCCAATGCCCAGTAACTTCCAGGTTCTTACAGCCAAGTACCGGGAAAGCCCCCTGATCTCGGCCTGGCCTGAGGAGCTGATCTCTAAGCTGGCCGATGACATCGAGGCCACAGCCGTGCGGGCCGTACGGCGGTTTGGCGAGTTCCATCTGGCACTCTCTGGTGGCTCAAGCCCTGTGCCCCTGTTGGAGCAGCTGGCCACTGGGCACTTTGGCTTCCCCTGGGCCCAGACACATCTGTGGCTGGTGGATGAGCGCTGTGTCCCACTTTGGGATCCTGAGTCAAACTTCCAGGGCCTGCAGGCTCACCTGCTACGGTACATCAGGGTCCCCTACTACAATATCCACCCCATGCCTGTGCATCTGCACCAGCGGCTCTGTGCTGAGGAGGACCAGGGGGCCCAGATGTATGCCAGCGAGATCTCAGCCCTGGTGACCAACAGCAGCTTTGACCTGGTGCTGCTGGGCATGGGCACGGACGGGCACACAGCCTCCCTCTTCCCACAGTCCCCTGCTGGCCTGGATGGCACACAGCCAGTAGTGCTGACCAGGAGCCCCTACAAGCCACACCAGCGCATGAGCCTTAGCCTGCCCCTCATCAACCGTGCCAGGAAGGTGGCAGTCCTGGTCATGGGCAGAGTGAAGCGTGAGATCACCATGCTGGTGAGCCGCGCAGGCCATGAGCCCAAGAAGTGGCCCATTTCAGGTGTCCTGCCTAGTTCTGGCCAGCTGGTTTGGTATATGGACTATGAGGCATTTCTGGGGTGA